Part of the Natronobacterium gregoryi SP2 genome, CTGGTCTCTTTCTCGGCGTCGGCATCGTACTGCGACGATACAGCACGCTCAAAGAGGAGAAGCGAGCCGAGATCAAGTCCGGCCTTCCCGACTGGGCTACCACTCGAACGGCGTCGACGGATAGCGAGACCGGCCTTGCGACGCTCGCGAATCGGCTGACGGGCGGACCAGGCAGCGAGCAGGAACCCGAACCAACGCTGCGGGATCGTGCTCGTGGCGTCGTCTCCTAGGACAGCGGCTCGAGCTCCGCAGTGAAGTGGCGAATCTCCGGCATCTCGGGTTCGGTCGCGAGTTCGAGTCCTGGAACGGACTCGCCTTTCTCGAGGACGGCTTCGACGGTGTCGGCGACGTGTTCGAAGTGCTCGCGGTGGTAGGTCCGACGCGGGACGGCGAGTCGAACCAGTTCCGGCCGGTCCGTGTCGGGAAACGCGAAGCTCCCGAGTTCGACGCCGCGAACGCCGCCCTCCCGGTAGAGCTCACAGACGAGCGCCTGCCCAGGAAACGCCTCGTCCGGGAGGTGTGAGAGCGCAGCACCGGCGTCGAGGTAGACCGCGTGGCCCCCGACCGGCCGGTAGATCGGGACGCCGGCCGCCTCGAGCAGCGAACCGAACTCCTCGATCTGTTCGATGCGATCCGCGAGGTACTCGGAGTCGACGGCCTCCCGGAGCCCGACGGCGAGTGCCGCGACGTCGCGTCCGGCCATCCCGCCGTAGGTCGGAAAGCCCTCGTAGAGGATCGCCCGCTGTCTGGACCGTTCGTACAGTCGTGCGTCGTCGGTTGCGACGAAGCCACCGGCGTTGACGAGTCCGTCTTTCTTGCCGCTCATCACGACGGCGTCGGCGTAACCGAGCTGTTCGTGAGCGATTTCGGCGATCGAAGCCGCCGCGAACTCCTCTTCACGTTGCTTGACGAAGTAGGCGTTTTCGGCGAACCGACAGGCGTCGATCACGAACCGGGCGTCGATTTCGTCGGCAAACGCCCGGACCCGTCGAGTGTTCTCGACGCTGACCGGCTGGCCAGCCGCCGAGTTGTTCGTGATCGTCTGAACGACCACGGGAACGCTATCGGCTCCGACCTCGTCGACGAGTTCGCGACCGCGCTCGAGCGAGAAGTTTCCCTTGAATGGTGCCGTCACGTCGGGATCGTGGGCCGACGGAACCGGACAGTCGACTGGGTCTGCACCCTGGTTCGCAACGTGGGCACGAGTCGTATCGAAGTGCGTGTTGTTCGGGACGACGTCGCCTTCTTCCAGTAGTGCTCCGTAGAGGACGTTCTCCGCACCACGACCCTGATGGGCTGGAACGACGTGGTCGAACCCCATCACGTCGCCGACGGCCGACTCGAGTTCGTCGAAACTGCGCGATCCAGCGTAGGCTTCGTCGCCACGGACGAGTGCCGCCCACTGGGCGTCGCTCATCGCTCCCGTCCCGCTGTCGGTCAGGAGATCGACGAAAACGTCGTCTGCATCGAGATTGAACGCGTTGTATCCTGCCGACTCGAGGTTCTGTTCGCGCTGTTCTCTGGCGGGGAGGGAGATCCGTTCGACCATCTTCGTCTTGTATGCGACCATACCTACCCTGTGACGGCCGGACAGTTCAAATCGAGTGACGGAACGTGGATAGCTGCGGATCGACTCGCCGTACAGACGACGGGTTCGAACAGCTATGGACAGGTTCGGTGTGTGCGACGACGCCTGGGCTGTCCAGACACGACACGAGTAGAGCGTACTGGTCGAAACCGGCCGAGTGGAAACGGCCGGCCGAACGAGCCTCCAAACGGGTAATCGGGAAGACGCGGCGGTGGGACCGCCGCGGCAGACTGGCGGGATACGATCGCTCACAAATAGAGTGAGCGTGGCAACGACTGAAACCCCCCATCCCGCCAGATGATCCATTCTGCCCCTCGACAGTAAAAACTATCGGCTGTCTGAATTATAGCGCTCGGTTACAGATCTGCCGTTCCAAGCCCCGATTTCTCCGTACCGAGGGCAGTCGAGCGAAGACAGCCCACCGAAAAACGAACGCGTCGCAGTCAGACGATGTGTTGAGTCAACTCGAGGGTTTTTTCTCGGTCCGCCCAGTCGACAAACAGTGCAACGCTGGTCGCGCTCGTGACGACGTCTTGGAGGTTGATCCGTTCCTCGGCCAGCGGATTGACGATGTCGTTGACGATCCCCGGACGGTTGGGGAGTTCACCACCAGTGACTCGGACGACAGCGATCGGTGAATCGACGGTAACGCTCGAGAGTTCGTCGCGTGCGATGACCTCGCGGTGGAGGATGTTTTCGGCGCGTTCGGCTTCGGTCTCGTCGATGTAGAACGTAACCGTGTCCACTCCGCTCGCGACTGCGTCGACGTTGATGTCGCTCTCCGAGAGTGCTTCCGAGAGGTGATGGAAGACGCCGGATTGGTTGCGGATCGCCCGACCGGCGATGGTCAGGCAGGCAAGCGGTTGCTCGCGAAGGTCGACGAGGTTCTCGAACTCACCCTCGATACTGGTGCCGCCCGACAGCAAGTCGCCGTGTTGGTAGTGAACGACGCGAACGTCGAGGTTGCCGTCTTTGTACGAAAGCGCCGACGGCGCGACGACTTCGGCTCCGCGAAATGAAAGGTTCCGCAACTC contains:
- a CDS encoding tryptophanase, producing the protein MVAYKTKMVERISLPAREQREQNLESAGYNAFNLDADDVFVDLLTDSGTGAMSDAQWAALVRGDEAYAGSRSFDELESAVGDVMGFDHVVPAHQGRGAENVLYGALLEEGDVVPNNTHFDTTRAHVANQGADPVDCPVPSAHDPDVTAPFKGNFSLERGRELVDEVGADSVPVVVQTITNNSAAGQPVSVENTRRVRAFADEIDARFVIDACRFAENAYFVKQREEEFAAASIAEIAHEQLGYADAVVMSGKKDGLVNAGGFVATDDARLYERSRQRAILYEGFPTYGGMAGRDVAALAVGLREAVDSEYLADRIEQIEEFGSLLEAAGVPIYRPVGGHAVYLDAGAALSHLPDEAFPGQALVCELYREGGVRGVELGSFAFPDTDRPELVRLAVPRRTYHREHFEHVADTVEAVLEKGESVPGLELATEPEMPEIRHFTAELEPLS
- a CDS encoding aspartate kinase → MRVVAKFGGTSLGSGDRINRAADSIAATVEDGHEIAVVASAMGSTTDDLLEEITFEIDESDRAQIVSMGERTSVRMLKAALSARGLDAVFLEPGKDDWPVVTDEYGEVDVEKTQKRALEIADELDEVVPVVTGFLAEGPDGSITTLGRGGSDTTAVMLGRYMEADEVVIVTDVEGVMTGDPNVVEGARNVGKISVDELRNLSFRGAEVVAPSALSYKDGNLDVRVVHYQHGDLLSGGTSIEGEFENLVDLREQPLACLTIAGRAIRNQSGVFHHLSEALSESDINVDAVASGVDTVTFYIDETEAERAENILHREVIARDELSSVTVDSPIAVVRVTGGELPNRPGIVNDIVNPLAEERINLQDVVTSATSVALFVDWADREKTLELTQHIV